TGGTGGATCCGGAGGTTGTAGACGCCGCCGATGGCGAGCTGGGCCGCCGAGCGCTCGAAGCCGGGCATGCCGTGGCCGGGCATCCGGAAGTCGATCACCACGTCGGCGATGGCCCGCATGGCCTGGTCGGGAGCGATCTCCAGCGCGGCCTTGAGCAGGTTCCGGTAGAAGACCATGTGCAGGTTCTCGTCGTTGGCGATCTTCGCGAGCAGCTGGTCGCAGATCGGGTCGCCCGAGAAGTGGCCGGTGTTGCGGTGCGAGATCCGGGTGGCCAGCTCCTGGAAGGCCACGTAGGCCACCGAGTGCAGCATGCTGTGCGAGTTGTCGGACTCGAAGCCCTCGCCCATGTGCGTCATCCGGGCCCGCTCCAGCTCCACCGGGTCGACGGCCCGGGTGGCCAGCAGGTAGTCGCGGATGGCTATCCCGTGCCGGCCCTCCTCCGCCGTCCAGCGGTGCACCCAGGTGCCCCAGGCGCCCTCGCGGCCGAACATGGTGGCGATCTCGTGGTGGTAGCTGGGGAGGTTGTCCTCGGTCAGCAGGTTGACCACCAGCGCGATCCGGCCGAGCGGGGTCACCTTGGACTGGTCCAGCGCCCAGGCCTCGCCACCGAGCACGCCGTCGAAGTCGCGACCCAGGCTCCAGGGCACGTACTCGTGCGGCATCCACTCCTTGGCGACCTTGAGGTGCCGGTTCAGCTCGACCTCCACGACCTCCTCGAGCGCCATGATCAGTCGCGCGTCGGTCCAGCCCGCGGTGCTGAGCGAGGCGGCGGAGGGGGCGGCGGCGGTGCGCTGCTCGGGTGCGATGGTCACGGCGGTGCTCCTGAAAAGGCGGGGCAGGGACGACGGGGGTCGCGTCTGGCCGGGTGGCTACGACCAACCTTACGGCTCCGTAGGTTACGACACCGTAAGTTGTCCCGACCGGAAATGACAAGCCGCCCCCGCCAGGGCATATGTCATGGCGACTGGCCTGGCGGGGGCGGCGTTCGGGGCCGACGGGATGCTCCGCGCACGGAGCGAAATCCGGCCCAAAGGGACACTGGGGTGGCTGCGGTACCCCCTCAGCGGCAGTAGGGGTGGGTCAGGCTCCCGGGATCCGGACCCGGATGGTGAGACCGCCTCCGGTGCGCGGAGTGGCCTCGATGGCCCCACCGTGCGCGCGGACCACCGAGCGGACGATCGAGAGGCCGAGACCGACCCCCTTGTCGCTGCGGGTCCGGTCGGCGCCCTTGACCCGCCGGAACGGCTCGAAGATGTGCTCCAGCTCGTAGCCGGGCACCACCGGGCCGGTGTTGCTCACCACCAGCTCCCCGGCGCCGCCCGGCGCCGGGGAGGTGGTGATCTCCACCCAGCCGCCGGGCATGTTGTACCGGGTCGCGTTCTGCAGCAGGTTGAGCGCGATCCGCTCGAGCAGTACGCCGTTCCCGCTCACCTGGACGGGCTCCAGCACCGACCGCAGCTCGACCTCGCGGCCGGCTGCCTCCGGGCGAATCTGCTCCAGCGCCCGGACCGCCACCTCGGAGAGCTCGAC
This genomic interval from Kitasatospora gansuensis contains the following:
- a CDS encoding acyl-ACP desaturase, producing the protein MTIAPEQRTAAAPSAASLSTAGWTDARLIMALEEVVEVELNRHLKVAKEWMPHEYVPWSLGRDFDGVLGGEAWALDQSKVTPLGRIALVVNLLTEDNLPSYHHEIATMFGREGAWGTWVHRWTAEEGRHGIAIRDYLLATRAVDPVELERARMTHMGEGFESDNSHSMLHSVAYVAFQELATRISHRNTGHFSGDPICDQLLAKIANDENLHMVFYRNLLKAALEIAPDQAMRAIADVVIDFRMPGHGMPGFERSAAQLAIGGVYNLRIHHDDVLQPVLRHLKVMEIGGLGAAGLQAQQELGVFLGALDAQATKFDERQAALLARRAANAAKK